The proteins below come from a single Asanoa ferruginea genomic window:
- a CDS encoding tetratricopeptide repeat protein translates to MTAEPARANDIASPQPEVDARHGQGIQVNPGGGNTQNNYYGTAPTGTDITWPIRVGAIPPLASAFQHRSGPREQIDTARHHGDSIVLTQVLSGGGGVGKSQLAAWYADQALRDGVDLVVWVTATQADTLIAALAAAAARVHAPGTTGEPEADARALLDWLATTDRTWLIVFDDITHPRDVSAWWPASPKHTGWVLATTRRRDAALSGSGRTLIDIDVYTPNESTTYLRQRLTEARHAHLLDHTTNALADRLGHLPLALSHAAAYMVNQGVTCARYLELFDAAGTPLDELMTDDADGYHQRVSRTLLLGLRAADTEQPQGMATKVVRLAALLDPAGHPEALWTTAPVLAYLGQSDELATAGQARTAVRIAHRYALITHDPTAEPRAVRIHALTARAARESGAIPQHLGIDSTSAVALAAAHGLFWTWPTVERRREVGEVLRANAAALDAHRSMIESAEGRRLLIRAGQSLREAGLVAAAVDYWQHLLDRARHAMGSDHPDTLVVRHNMGLSRGAAGDPTGAIAELGTLVEDRLRVLGRHHPDTLEARNALANWQGEAGHVGDALAAMRSLLADYDRLLGLKHRNTLRARNDLCHWQGMSGDPLGAATALEILVADYGQDPDSDGPEALAARNNLAHWRGEAGNAAAAVTTLEGLVADYLSLFGREHPQTLTIRANLARRRGEAGDPSGAVTAFIELAAQRLRLLGPDHPETLITRDNLAYWQGVAGDAATAASSFAELRADYLRVFGPDHPETLASRRNLAFWRGAAGDSDNALADFESLLVDQLRVLGPDHPETLTTRHNIAFGRAAAGQRSTAVAALKDVLKDRMRLLGADHPDTLANRHAIAWWVGRTGDAAQAVSDFDDLLADRVRVHGPDHPYTLTTRHARAYWRAEAGYPTRAELEELHADRIRVLGANHPDTITTRHEIDSSQYDAINRPRIRR, encoded by the coding sequence TTGACGGCCGAACCCGCTCGCGCCAATGACATAGCCAGCCCACAACCGGAAGTGGACGCTCGACACGGGCAGGGCATCCAGGTCAACCCCGGCGGCGGCAACACCCAAAACAACTACTACGGCACCGCGCCCACCGGCACCGACATCACCTGGCCGATCCGCGTCGGCGCCATCCCCCCACTCGCCTCCGCGTTCCAGCACCGGTCCGGACCCCGCGAGCAAATCGACACCGCCCGCCACCACGGCGACAGCATCGTCCTGACCCAGGTCCTCTCGGGCGGCGGCGGCGTCGGCAAATCACAACTCGCCGCCTGGTACGCCGATCAAGCGCTCCGCGACGGCGTCGACCTGGTCGTCTGGGTCACCGCCACCCAAGCCGACACCCTCATCGCCGCACTCGCCGCCGCCGCAGCCCGCGTCCACGCACCCGGCACCACCGGGGAACCCGAGGCCGACGCGCGCGCGTTACTGGACTGGCTCGCCACCACCGACCGCACCTGGCTGATCGTCTTCGACGACATCACCCACCCCCGCGACGTCTCCGCTTGGTGGCCGGCAAGCCCGAAGCACACCGGATGGGTCCTGGCCACCACCCGCCGCCGCGACGCCGCCCTCTCCGGTAGCGGCCGCACCCTCATCGACATCGACGTCTACACGCCCAACGAATCCACGACCTACCTACGCCAACGACTCACCGAAGCCCGCCACGCACACCTGCTCGACCACACCACCAACGCCTTGGCCGACCGGCTCGGCCACCTACCACTCGCCCTCTCCCACGCCGCCGCCTACATGGTCAACCAAGGCGTCACCTGCGCCCGCTACCTCGAGCTCTTCGACGCCGCCGGGACACCGCTGGATGAGCTCATGACCGACGACGCCGACGGCTACCACCAACGAGTATCAAGAACCCTGCTCCTCGGGTTACGCGCCGCGGACACCGAACAGCCCCAAGGCATGGCCACCAAAGTCGTACGCCTCGCCGCGCTGCTCGACCCCGCAGGCCACCCGGAGGCGCTGTGGACCACCGCACCGGTGTTGGCCTACCTCGGCCAATCCGACGAGCTCGCAACTGCTGGGCAGGCCCGCACCGCAGTCCGAATCGCTCACCGGTACGCGTTGATCACCCACGATCCCACAGCAGAACCCCGAGCCGTCCGAATCCACGCACTGACCGCACGCGCCGCCCGCGAATCTGGGGCAATCCCACAACACCTCGGCATTGACAGCACCAGCGCAGTCGCGTTAGCAGCGGCGCATGGCCTGTTCTGGACGTGGCCAACGGTCGAGCGTCGCCGAGAGGTCGGCGAGGTCCTACGTGCCAACGCCGCCGCCCTAGACGCCCACCGATCCATGATCGAGAGCGCCGAGGGCCGACGTTTGTTGATTCGCGCAGGGCAAAGCTTGCGCGAGGCGGGGCTGGTGGCCGCCGCAGTCGACTACTGGCAGCACCTGCTCGACAGGGCCCGACACGCCATGGGCTCTGACCATCCGGACACCCTGGTTGTACGGCACAACATGGGCCTGTCCCGCGGAGCGGCAGGCGACCCAACCGGCGCCATTGCAGAGTTAGGCACTCTGGTCGAGGATCGACTTCGGGTATTGGGTCGCCACCATCCCGACACGTTAGAGGCCCGCAATGCCCTCGCGAATTGGCAAGGTGAGGCCGGGCACGTCGGGGACGCACTAGCGGCGATGCGCAGCTTGCTCGCAGACTACGACCGCCTCCTCGGCCTCAAGCACCGCAATACCCTGAGGGCACGGAACGACCTTTGCCATTGGCAGGGAATGTCAGGCGACCCGCTCGGTGCCGCCACCGCACTAGAGATTCTCGTCGCTGACTACGGACAAGATCCCGACTCGGACGGGCCGGAAGCCCTAGCGGCCCGGAACAACCTCGCACATTGGCGCGGTGAGGCCGGCAACGCGGCCGCCGCAGTTACGACGCTGGAAGGTCTCGTAGCCGACTACCTCAGTTTGTTCGGGCGAGAACACCCGCAGACGCTAACTATTCGCGCGAACCTCGCGAGACGGCGCGGCGAAGCGGGTGATCCCAGCGGTGCCGTCACCGCCTTTATCGAACTGGCGGCCCAGCGGCTACGCCTACTCGGGCCAGACCACCCTGAAACACTCATCACCCGCGACAACCTCGCCTACTGGCAGGGTGTCGCCGGCGATGCTGCAACTGCAGCCAGCTCCTTCGCCGAGCTACGCGCCGACTACCTGCGTGTCTTTGGCCCGGACCACCCAGAAACGCTCGCATCGAGGCGCAACCTAGCTTTCTGGCGTGGCGCGGCCGGCGACTCGGACAACGCGTTGGCGGACTTCGAATCTCTCTTGGTCGATCAGTTACGCGTACTAGGCCCAGACCATCCGGAGACTTTGACTACCCGACACAACATCGCATTCGGGCGTGCCGCCGCCGGACAACGATCTACGGCCGTAGCGGCACTCAAGGACGTCCTCAAAGACCGGATGCGCCTCCTTGGAGCAGATCACCCAGACACGCTGGCCAACCGCCACGCCATCGCCTGGTGGGTCGGTCGCACCGGCGATGCTGCCCAGGCAGTAAGCGATTTCGACGACCTGCTCGCAGATCGAGTCCGGGTACACGGGCCTGATCACCCTTACACCCTCACTACACGCCATGCCCGCGCTTACTGGCGCGCGGAGGCCGGTTACCCGACCAGAGCGGAGCTCGAAGAGCTGCATGCCGACCGCATCCGTGTGCTGGGCGCCAACCACCCGGATACCATCACAACTCGCCACGAGATCGACAGCAGCCAGTATGACGCGATCAATCGCCCACGTATACGTCGGTGA
- a CDS encoding tetratricopeptide repeat protein: MTTPEPADDDARTPPRVDARHAQGVQVNSGGGNTQINNFGTAGAAEVVWPVRVGGIPALASAFQYRSGPRTQIDTARRAGKNVVLTQVLSGGGGVGKSQLAARYATEAVKDGTDLVVWVNATRPDTVPAGLAEAAARIHVPGASGNDVEADARALLDWFATTDRSWLVVFDDVTNAYDVSAWWPTSPKQTGWVLATTRLRDAALSDGGRKLIDIDVYSQGESIEYLHARLTEAEQGHLVDDAAGEVADRLGRLPLALSHAAAYMINNAASCTRYLELFNAGPTNLDELMGGAVDGRQQRVSATLLLALRAADAEEPAGITTKVLRLAALLDPAGHPDALWASAPVLAHLGLPSQPATTSQAHAALRIAHRYALITHQPTAGPRAVRIHALTARAAREETPDQVQGQLANAAADALLELWPLAEGDAPTAESLRGNGMFLRDACDNHLWRADQDPHPIVFKIGDSLGNTGNASAAAAYFRELASHADRTLGSDHNATLIARHHEARWTGQAGGSLAARNLLLALLPDRERVSGGDHPATLFVASDLGRWIGWAGDAARARDFLLQLAPRYERVNGSDHPHTLTVRGELAFWIGLAGDPAQARDSFLDLTAAWNRLDTDDPRAINCHHALAFWTGQSGDPRRAMVIAARTVERRRQILGEEHRDTLRSRRDLARWTGDAGEPEKAREALDEILPTYERICGAHHLLVLNARLLLAHNIGRARHPHEARDMIAEDILPITAILDKSHHILAAANHARWTAEAGDIEPARSKLATLTAQLERLHGPTHPDVRALQSELTHWTTGAETDQRVIGGLTMI, encoded by the coding sequence ATGACCACACCCGAGCCGGCCGACGACGATGCGAGGACGCCGCCTCGAGTGGACGCCCGCCATGCACAGGGCGTCCAGGTCAACTCCGGCGGCGGCAACACACAGATAAACAATTTCGGCACCGCCGGCGCGGCCGAGGTTGTCTGGCCGGTTCGCGTTGGCGGCATCCCGGCTTTGGCATCCGCGTTCCAGTACCGGTCCGGGCCTCGTACACAGATCGACACCGCCCGCCGGGCCGGGAAGAACGTCGTATTGACCCAGGTCCTCTCCGGTGGCGGCGGCGTCGGCAAATCACAGCTAGCAGCCCGATACGCCACCGAAGCCGTTAAGGACGGCACGGACCTAGTGGTGTGGGTCAACGCCACCCGACCAGACACCGTCCCCGCCGGCCTAGCGGAAGCGGCCGCACGCATTCACGTTCCCGGAGCCTCGGGGAATGATGTTGAAGCCGACGCCCGCGCGCTCCTGGACTGGTTCGCCACCACCGACCGGTCGTGGCTTGTCGTCTTCGACGACGTCACCAACGCCTACGACGTGTCAGCCTGGTGGCCAACGAGCCCCAAGCAGACGGGTTGGGTACTGGCTACCACCCGCCTCCGCGACGCCGCCCTGTCCGACGGTGGCCGCAAGCTGATCGACATCGACGTTTACTCGCAGGGAGAGTCGATCGAGTACCTACATGCACGGCTCACCGAAGCCGAGCAGGGCCACCTCGTCGACGACGCAGCCGGCGAAGTCGCTGACCGACTCGGTCGCCTACCGCTCGCGCTGTCCCACGCCGCCGCCTACATGATCAACAATGCAGCGTCGTGCACCCGTTACCTTGAGCTATTTAACGCAGGCCCTACGAATCTCGACGAGCTCATGGGCGGAGCCGTCGATGGTCGACAACAACGCGTGTCGGCAACCCTGCTCCTCGCGTTGCGCGCCGCGGACGCGGAGGAGCCCGCCGGCATAACGACCAAAGTTCTCCGCCTGGCGGCATTGCTCGACCCCGCCGGCCACCCAGACGCGTTGTGGGCCAGTGCCCCGGTACTGGCACACCTCGGCCTACCGAGCCAACCCGCCACCACAAGCCAGGCCCACGCCGCGCTACGAATCGCACACCGGTACGCACTGATTACCCACCAGCCCACCGCAGGTCCCCGAGCTGTCCGAATCCACGCATTGACGGCGCGCGCCGCCCGCGAGGAAACGCCAGACCAGGTGCAAGGCCAACTCGCCAATGCGGCAGCTGACGCCCTGCTGGAGCTATGGCCTTTGGCTGAGGGCGATGCACCAACCGCAGAGTCCCTACGTGGCAACGGCATGTTCCTCCGGGATGCCTGCGACAACCACCTGTGGCGAGCCGACCAGGATCCGCACCCCATCGTTTTCAAGATCGGGGACAGCCTCGGAAACACCGGTAACGCCTCAGCGGCCGCTGCCTACTTCCGTGAACTTGCCTCGCACGCCGACCGAACGCTTGGATCTGACCACAACGCCACCTTGATAGCGCGACACCACGAAGCACGTTGGACTGGGCAAGCTGGCGGCAGCCTCGCAGCCCGTAATCTACTCTTGGCCCTGCTACCAGACAGGGAACGTGTCTCGGGAGGCGACCACCCCGCCACACTGTTTGTTGCCAGCGATCTCGGACGATGGATCGGATGGGCCGGCGACGCAGCCAGAGCACGAGACTTTCTGTTGCAGTTGGCGCCACGGTATGAACGCGTGAATGGATCGGACCATCCGCACACGTTGACCGTCCGCGGTGAACTGGCCTTCTGGATCGGTCTTGCCGGAGACCCCGCACAGGCTAGGGACTCCTTTCTCGACCTTACAGCGGCATGGAACCGGTTAGACACCGACGACCCGCGTGCGATCAACTGCCACCACGCGCTCGCATTCTGGACGGGGCAATCAGGTGACCCTCGCCGCGCGATGGTGATCGCCGCACGGACCGTTGAACGCCGCCGACAAATCCTCGGCGAAGAGCACCGCGACACACTCAGAAGCCGCCGCGACCTCGCACGATGGACCGGCGACGCCGGCGAACCAGAAAAAGCCCGCGAGGCACTAGACGAGATCCTGCCGACCTACGAGCGGATCTGCGGCGCCCACCACCTGCTGGTTCTGAACGCTCGCCTGCTCCTTGCACACAACATCGGCAGGGCACGCCACCCACACGAAGCCAGAGACATGATCGCCGAAGATATCCTGCCAATCACGGCCATCCTCGATAAGAGCCACCACATCCTGGCCGCCGCCAACCACGCAAGATGGACCGCAGAAGCGGGCGACATCGAACCAGCTCGAAGCAAACTGGCCACCCTCACAGCGCAACTCGAACGTCTCCACGGGCCTACCCACCCTGACGTTCGAGCGCTCCAATCCGAACTCACACATTGGACGACCGGTGCAGAGACCGATCAGCGAGTCATTGGCGGCCTGACGATGATATGA
- a CDS encoding N-6 DNA methylase, giving the protein MTYLRLYDHDRWSQLTRSVPPDGDPGMARRLVLRVVALADESLAGSDVLNASDAPPIRLRPRAFEPLRKVVKLVAALSPADFVRLRAAYLRQASIGPDVISTPQGIARTMVALLAFIPADGDVLIYDPFARFGELPGEFVRSAGDPAAMASHNLAAVRIRVEHPDTAELRLAGMWLAASGTLAELAVTAAPPPGGATFVLTNPPFGNRVEDTWLRHCVDSLAENGRAVVLMPYSAGFTGNATMRRELVEQGALLAVVALPARMFSNTTVGVCVWLLRRPTGRPGSVRFVDARNRGRVRGAHVKFDETDVASIVAAVTAKDRTECSVLATPEDIQAQGYSLHPPEHQDRRFTRSPADVARAELEALATKVDMPPYTIGGGWPGRPLNELCDVRNGVWAASLKSAVARAGTAGVTVPVVHPRHLRSGIIEAADAPTADATSLDRYRLHSGDVLWVRTGAMGQAALVRDAESGWLPHTNLLRLRVIDPDELDPAYLLAFLRQRAILAHIRERSIRSTTTSLRPKILGELVMPLPPLTAQRDALAALAALDDQAASLQRRLEAVRAAQPVFGQHLIDGTIVLTEGKAV; this is encoded by the coding sequence TTGACGTACTTGCGCCTCTACGACCACGACCGCTGGTCACAGCTGACGCGTAGCGTGCCGCCGGACGGCGACCCGGGCATGGCCCGGCGGCTGGTGCTCCGCGTCGTGGCGCTAGCCGACGAGTCGCTGGCGGGTTCCGACGTCCTAAATGCCTCGGACGCACCTCCGATCCGGCTACGACCCCGAGCCTTCGAACCGCTGCGCAAGGTGGTCAAACTCGTTGCGGCCCTCAGCCCCGCCGACTTCGTACGGCTTCGTGCCGCCTATCTGCGGCAGGCGAGCATCGGCCCCGACGTCATCTCGACACCCCAAGGCATCGCCCGGACGATGGTCGCCCTCCTGGCCTTTATCCCGGCCGACGGCGACGTCCTGATCTACGACCCCTTCGCCCGCTTCGGCGAACTACCGGGCGAGTTCGTCCGCAGCGCCGGCGACCCGGCCGCGATGGCCAGCCACAACCTGGCCGCGGTGCGGATCCGTGTGGAGCATCCCGACACGGCCGAGCTCCGGCTGGCCGGCATGTGGTTGGCGGCGTCCGGGACGCTAGCCGAGCTCGCCGTGACCGCGGCACCGCCGCCCGGCGGAGCGACCTTCGTGCTGACCAACCCGCCGTTTGGCAACCGCGTCGAAGACACCTGGCTGCGGCACTGTGTCGACTCGCTCGCTGAGAACGGGCGGGCCGTCGTCCTCATGCCCTACAGCGCCGGATTCACGGGCAACGCAACTATGCGCCGAGAGCTTGTAGAGCAGGGTGCTCTCCTCGCCGTCGTCGCGCTACCGGCGCGGATGTTCTCGAACACCACGGTCGGGGTGTGCGTCTGGCTATTGAGGCGGCCCACTGGACGACCCGGTTCGGTGCGGTTCGTCGACGCCCGCAATCGCGGCCGGGTGAGGGGCGCTCACGTCAAGTTCGACGAGACGGACGTCGCGAGCATCGTCGCCGCGGTAACGGCAAAGGACCGGACCGAGTGCAGCGTCCTGGCGACCCCCGAGGACATCCAGGCGCAGGGATACTCGCTGCATCCGCCCGAGCACCAAGACCGCAGGTTCACGCGATCGCCGGCAGACGTGGCCCGCGCGGAGCTCGAGGCGCTGGCAACCAAAGTCGACATGCCGCCGTACACGATCGGCGGCGGCTGGCCCGGTCGCCCGCTAAACGAACTCTGCGACGTCCGCAACGGGGTGTGGGCCGCGTCGCTGAAATCAGCGGTCGCCCGAGCCGGAACCGCAGGCGTGACCGTGCCTGTCGTGCACCCGCGGCACCTACGCAGCGGGATCATCGAAGCAGCCGACGCTCCGACGGCCGACGCCACGTCGCTGGACCGGTACCGGCTCCACAGCGGCGACGTGCTCTGGGTACGCACCGGCGCCATGGGCCAGGCCGCGCTCGTCCGCGACGCCGAGTCCGGCTGGCTGCCGCACACCAACCTGCTCCGGCTGCGTGTCATCGACCCGGACGAGCTGGATCCCGCCTACCTACTGGCGTTCCTGCGGCAGCGCGCCATCCTCGCCCACATCCGCGAGCGCTCCATCCGGTCAACCACCACATCGCTCCGACCAAAAATCCTGGGCGAACTTGTGATGCCTCTGCCGCCGCTCACTGCGCAGCGGGACGCGCTCGCCGCACTCGCCGCACTCGACGACCAAGCGGCCTCGCTACAGAGACGCCTCGAAGCCGTCCGCGCTGCGCAGCCGGTCTTCGGCCAGCACCTCATCGACGGCACCATCGTCCTAACAGAAGGGAAAGCAGTGTGA
- a CDS encoding Shedu anti-phage system protein SduA domain-containing protein: MRRAVERRQHLSLLAIIESVALEAVGVAADGDLQVLAPEKIAAYFVEKNPDLIREQTRRSLSRNTLLPPLPPDQAIHGTDERDLIPGQDYNLAEIQEWFEGRPGWMSRYKDLREIGLISVSDWLRAHLRHIDGIDAHWSRHDPLFDFAYRRGTELKRQKAELLRELRTLARLASSVEAVSGHFDSLVLLPRGNRVVVRPMSTLTQGRLDFRDSTPVEGVVGDLGEQSSSLRAQPWEELEDLMNNESAAERDFQAFFEAHPDLLLGTDYERFVSQPVLTRQDEANLVPDFILFPYDGSKAPKILDLKLPRPKIFVSKQNRTRYSSAIHEVRAQLLQYQRYFGEASRAIEAKKRFGTEIFMPEIAVIVGRNDSHTSRLDVLRARQDLPDLDVRTYDDVVAAARRLHALGLRQDI, from the coding sequence ATGCGGAGGGCCGTCGAGCGACGTCAGCACTTGAGTCTTCTCGCGATAATTGAGTCAGTAGCCCTAGAGGCGGTAGGTGTCGCGGCCGACGGCGACCTCCAAGTCCTGGCGCCCGAGAAGATCGCCGCCTACTTCGTCGAGAAGAACCCCGATCTAATACGAGAGCAGACTCGACGGAGCCTGTCCCGGAACACACTTCTCCCACCTCTGCCGCCAGATCAGGCCATACATGGCACCGACGAACGCGACCTCATACCGGGTCAGGACTACAACCTCGCCGAGATACAAGAGTGGTTCGAAGGTCGTCCCGGCTGGATGTCGAGATACAAGGATCTGCGCGAGATCGGGTTGATAAGCGTTTCGGACTGGCTGCGGGCGCACCTTCGCCATATAGACGGCATCGATGCTCACTGGTCTCGCCATGATCCTCTTTTTGACTTCGCGTATCGCAGAGGCACCGAACTGAAACGACAGAAGGCCGAACTTCTGCGGGAACTTAGGACCCTTGCTCGTCTGGCTAGTTCCGTAGAGGCCGTCAGCGGCCATTTCGATTCCCTGGTCCTCCTTCCACGCGGAAATCGGGTCGTTGTTCGTCCTATGTCAACATTGACACAGGGACGGCTGGATTTTAGAGACTCTACGCCCGTGGAAGGAGTAGTCGGTGACCTAGGTGAGCAGTCATCATCGCTGCGGGCGCAGCCATGGGAAGAGCTCGAGGATCTTATGAACAACGAGTCCGCGGCGGAGAGGGATTTTCAGGCGTTCTTCGAGGCTCATCCTGACCTGCTACTAGGCACTGATTACGAGAGATTTGTGAGCCAGCCTGTTCTCACGCGACAAGACGAGGCAAACCTAGTCCCTGACTTCATACTATTCCCGTACGACGGATCCAAGGCCCCGAAGATACTGGATCTCAAGCTTCCACGCCCTAAGATCTTCGTTAGTAAGCAAAACAGAACGCGCTACTCCTCTGCAATTCACGAAGTGCGTGCTCAGCTGTTGCAATATCAGCGCTATTTTGGTGAGGCGTCTAGAGCGATCGAAGCGAAGAAGCGCTTTGGGACCGAAATCTTCATGCCGGAGATCGCCGTAATTGTCGGCAGGAACGATTCTCACACGTCCAGACTGGATGTTCTTAGAGCTAGGCAGGACCTTCCCGACCTGGATGTGCGGACGTACGACGATGTTGTCGCTGCCGCACGGAGACTCCACGCGCTCGGACTTCGTCAGGACATTTAA
- a CDS encoding DUF4268 domain-containing protein, which translates to MPIDPSASPSPTAAETATAETVDQGAVSAVDDGSGLTPAEPPTMQLTSLQPVTVTTVWPTEAHHFTPWLLANSALLSQTLGMDVELEAREYKVGKFSLDLIGREVATDTPVIVENQYGPTDHSHLGQILTYAGGTKPTTIIWVAESFREEHRAALEWLNTHTEPGIRFFGIRITAVTLAGAPAGLVAPLLELVVKPNDWEKLAVAATQSGAAAHTPAQALYLEFWSQFEPSAKQHGWTSGAAPAANWWSMPSGVSGASWTVSWATFGGRSEIYFGHPDPAVNLTRWQLLDHLRDQITAAYGDELFFDALPEKKGCRIEARRTGPKITDRNAWPDMLTWLVDSQTRLRTAIASVGGVPNTVSAPLPADDVDAER; encoded by the coding sequence ATGCCAATCGATCCCAGCGCCAGCCCGTCGCCAACAGCGGCGGAGACTGCCACAGCGGAGACTGTGGATCAGGGTGCGGTAAGCGCCGTTGACGACGGTTCCGGCCTTACACCGGCGGAGCCGCCGACGATGCAGTTGACCAGTCTGCAGCCAGTCACAGTCACCACCGTGTGGCCGACCGAGGCGCACCATTTCACGCCCTGGCTGCTGGCCAATTCCGCCCTGCTCAGCCAGACGCTTGGCATGGACGTCGAACTCGAGGCACGGGAGTACAAGGTCGGAAAGTTCTCTTTGGACCTGATCGGCCGCGAGGTCGCCACCGACACCCCCGTCATCGTCGAGAACCAGTACGGGCCGACCGACCACAGCCACCTAGGCCAGATCCTCACTTACGCCGGCGGGACCAAGCCCACCACCATCATCTGGGTGGCCGAGTCGTTCCGGGAGGAACACCGGGCCGCCCTTGAATGGCTAAACACCCACACGGAACCCGGCATCCGGTTCTTTGGCATCCGGATCACCGCGGTCACCCTCGCCGGCGCCCCTGCCGGGCTGGTCGCCCCATTGCTGGAACTCGTGGTCAAACCGAACGACTGGGAGAAACTCGCGGTCGCGGCCACCCAGTCCGGTGCCGCCGCCCACACACCCGCCCAAGCCCTCTACCTTGAGTTCTGGTCTCAGTTCGAACCCTCGGCCAAACAACACGGCTGGACCAGCGGCGCCGCGCCCGCCGCCAACTGGTGGAGCATGCCCAGCGGCGTCAGCGGCGCCTCCTGGACCGTATCTTGGGCAACCTTCGGCGGACGCTCCGAGATTTACTTCGGCCACCCTGACCCCGCCGTCAATCTGACCCGCTGGCAGCTACTCGACCATCTCCGCGACCAAATCACCGCCGCCTACGGGGATGAGCTATTCTTCGACGCCCTTCCCGAGAAGAAGGGCTGCCGCATCGAGGCTCGCCGCACCGGTCCGAAGATCACCGACCGCAACGCCTGGCCCGACATGCTCACATGGCTTGTCGACAGCCAGACTCGTCTTCGCACCGCCATCGCCAGCGTTGGCGGCGTACCCAACACCGTCTCCGCACCGCTACCAGCAGACGACGTCGACGCTGAACGTTGA